The region CGGACCTGCACTATTGCTCGGCTCACCACCAGGAATGGCGTGCGTTTCGCGAGGGCGGTGGCTTGGTCCGCGAATTGGAAAAAGTCGAGCCATTCAAAGGTCGGTGACCAGGTAGTTGACCGTTCGCTTCGACTTTTGGGGTTGCCGACAGACGAAGAAAGATAGAGAAAATGGGCAATTCTTAACACTCCTGACGAATCTCGTCACATTCCCCCCACCTTACTCAGTTCTTCCCAGTCTGAATTTACTCGTGAGTCGACGATCCCGGGGATCAATTCATCCACTTTCAGGCAATATAAGAGAGAGGACAACAAGCACGGAGGTAGAAGTGCCGGCCAAGCCACTGAACAAATTGGTGCCATTTCTCCGTCGGGCGGTTCGGGAGGACAAGGCAAGTTTAACCGATCAGGAATTATTGGATTCCTATTTGAACGACAACAGTAGTGAGGCAATCGAGGCGCTGGTGCATCGACACGGGCCAATGGTATGGGGTGTCTGCCGCCGCCTGTCGATCTCCCACCACGACGCCGAAGATGCGTTTCAGGCCACATTCCTCGTTCTCTTCAGGAAGGCGCAGGACATCGCACCAAGATCGATGCTGGCCAACTGGCTTTATGGCGTGGCGCTACAGACGGCCAGGAAGGCACGATCGGTTGCTTCCAAACGGCGAGGAAGGGAGACGCTTGTGGCGGAGATGCCGGACCAGGCCGCCCCTGAGCATGATTCCTGGAATGAGATACGCCCTCTACTCGATCGGGAATTGGAACTGTTACCCGCCCCGTATCGAGTCGCCATCGTGCTGTGTGATTTAGAAGGCAAGACTCGGCAGGAGGCCGCAGTACAGCTCGGCCTGCCGGAGGGACGGTGGCGAGCCGATTGGTGCGGGCAAGGGCTCTGCTGGCCAAGCGTTTAGGACGCCGCGGGTTGAGTGTATCTCTCGTGATGTTGTTATCGCGGGAGATGGCGTCAGCGGCCGTGCCGACCGCAGTTCTGAATTCATCGATCCAGGCAATTTTCTCTTGGACCCAGGGTAACGTGACTGGGATAGCGGCCGCGGTTTCCGAATTGACCGAAGGAGTGCTGAACGCGATGGCTCATACAAAGTTCAAAATCGCCGCCTTGTCTTCTCTTGCAATGACCATGATTGGGGTTGGGGCAATCGTCGCGGCGACGTGGCCAGGTGATCAACCTCCAGAACCTCCTCCCAGCCGTCCAGTGAAGGTCGTGGAGAAAGCTGCCGTCACGTGTACGATGACCTCCGCCGGGGATTGGGTACGGGTTCGCGTGTCATTCGGGGATCGCGTGTACCACGCAGCCGGCGCCATCATCAATCTGGATCAGAGCAAAGCAAAGCTGGTGTTGGAATCAACGGACCGGAACCGTGTGCAAGTCGTGTCGCGGAAAGGAAGCGAGCGAATTGAAGAAGTGGCGTGTGACAAAATAGTTTTCGACCTGGACAATCGGAAGGCGGAAATTGTCGGAGCCAAGACCATTAAACTACCGGACCGAATCGGGCGAATCCTCATCAAGGGAGATACCAAAATTCCCGATTCGGATATCCTCGATAAGGTGGCATTTCTGAGGCCTGGAGAGCCGGTTTCTTACCCGCGTCTGGAAGAGGCCCGCAAGAATTTGGCCGGGTTCGATGCAAGAGTTACCGTCATGGAAGGAGACCCCGGTGATGTTTTTAAAGATATCGAAATCACCATGAAAGAATCCGACTGAACGCTCGGCAGTAGGAATTATTTGGATTTGCCTCGACCCACTACTTCTGGTCCTACTTCTTCACCGACACCACCTTCACCCGGATCGCGGTAATTGTGTGGTCGTTACTCCTCAAAAGCTCGCGTTTACCGGAACATAGCTTGTCCAGGGCGTACCTCACGGCGGAGACGGGGCCTTCGATTTCGAGTTCGTAGGTGTCGGTGTCGCCGGCGATCTTGAAGGTGTACCTCCCTCCGTTTACTGGGCCGAGTCTGGAGGGGAGGATGGTGGCGTACGGTATGAACCACAGGTCCCGGTTGGAGTCCTCGATCTGGATACCAAAGACCTGATGGCGGGAGGTTCTTCCGTCTCCGGAGGGTTCCTCAAAGGTATCTCCAGGGGGATCGAGGGGGTCTTCAGGTTTTTCAGGTTGGCTGCGGAACTGGTCGAGAAGTTTGTTGCTAGCCACATCTGCTCCTTGATTTGGAGGAGAGAATGCATGAGATCGGGAGAGAGGTCAACAGGTTTGGGGCGTCACCCTTCGGGTCGGGCTGCTCTGGGGTCCGCTTCGCTTCCGTGCTTCGCACCAGGCCCGACGCATCCCTGACGCAAGGGCGGGTGTTTTGCTCGTCTACTTTTCTCGGGAAAACGAACCGTTGGCATGGGTAGACGTCCATGTCCCATTCGAGCGAGGGAATATAGTGAGCCGCTTCGCTGAATCCGCATAGCTTACACGGCCTACCCCGATAGCCGATCCACCACTTAATCATCGTGTAAAGTCCCCAAATCATCCCCGCCTCCGATCCTCATAAACAACCCGCTCGATCGCGTCATGCAGCCAGCACGGCGTGTTCGGCCGATGCGCCACCTTCAGTAGCCATTGCCCGGCTCGCGACATTCTGAAGTGCCAGCCGAAGATCATGGCTTACTCCGCAGACCGAAGCGTTCAGGCATGTCTATCACCACGGCAACTTATCCTTGTTGTCTCGGAGAACCTGCTTCGGCAGGAAGGTCACGATGGTCTTGTGCCGCTTGCTGTAGACCAGCGGAATCCATTCCGCCCCGTGCCAAACGGCGAAGCGTGATCCGTCCTTGTCCCCGCTCAGAAAGACGATGCCGTTCTGGTCCCTGAATTGGGCGATGAGGCGTTCCCGTAGTTTCTGATAATCATCAGGGGTGAGGTCGAACCCGTAACGCTCAGCGGCTCGGCGGCAGGCGTGCTTTATCTGATTTTGCGCACGGCGAGAATTGCCCAGGAGAACGGGATTGCCTTGAAGATCGATCATTTCCGCCTCCGCAGTTCATAGCGTTCCAGCAGGGCGGAGAGGGCTGCTTGGCCGAGGAGGTTCTCGGCGAAGATGGCCTTGATTGGAATTCCTTCCAAAGCGAAGGCTTCCTTAATGATCCGTGCCGTCATCGCTTCCACCGCTTCCCGCCTTTCGGCTTCGGTCAGTTCGACGGGTTCACACGCTTGAGAAAGAGCTACGCACCGAATGCCGTTCTTGTCGTAGACCGGCATGTCGGCTCGTTCCGGGTTCCAGCCGTATCGGCATAGTTCGGTGTCATGCTGGCGGACGATGTCCTCAGCTTCCTTCAGCCAGATGACAGGCGTTTCGCCGGTCCACATATCTGCCCGATCGGCTCTTGCAGCCAACTTCTCTATCAACGACTGAGAGCCTTCCGCCGGTTCGGTGCTAAGCCCAGCACTTGCAGCGGTATCGGCCCCTGCGGCGGTCCGGGTGTTCCAATAGACTGCCGCATCCAGGTCGCATCTCCCTATCTCCGCGCGGCAATTCGTGCATCGTACAAAAGATGTCTGGTAAGGTGGTCCCAAGTCGGATTTGCGGCTTTTCGGCTCTCCACCGCAGAAAGGGCAGATTTTGAGTTCCGGCTTGGTCATACGACTTTCTCCCTCAGCACATAAGCCTTCACATCCTCTAGGGAGCGAATGGGCCATTCTCGACTATCTGTTTCGATGATCTTGCCCCCATCCGTCATGTTGACGGCCTCGAACAGAAAATAGCTGGCGACAGCATCCCCAAGAATTTCGTCAAGCAGATCGACTACAGACTTGAGGATCGTGCCGCTTGCCGCTTGGGCCTTGACAGGGAAGTCAGTGTCGAGGCCGCGCAGCACTCGATTTGCCTCGCGATACCGCTGATCTTCGTGGTAAAGGACGGACAGCGTGTTCAGAGCGTACTCGATCAGCGACTGGGTCATGCGGCTTTCCTCCCCAACATCTCGTCCACGTTCATCTGGTGGACGTTGAAGGAGAGGCACCAGCACCACGGATTTTGGGACCAAGACTCGGGACCGTTGATCGATTCCCAGAGATTCCGGTATAGTTTCTCGGCAGTGTCACACTCGGAACAATCGACCTCGGTGACGCCAAGATTCGAACCCAGTGCAGGGTGAACCCCCTCGCCGCGACACTTTCTGCACCAAAACTCTTCCAGCGGTCGGTTCGTCGGAACGTAACGATCGCCGAGTAGCCCGGAACGAAAGTCCGCTTCGGACACGCCTTCGGCTATCGCATCGGACTCGCTGATCTCTTGAAGCCGTTCCACCCGAACTTCGGTCAGTTCCAGCGTCATGCGGGAAGCCCACCGCGGCATGTGGATCGAAGGAACTGTGCGCAGAGGCAAGTCACGGCCGTTCCGCCAAATGTCCCACCCTTCCGGATGGACATCAACTAATCGCTCCCCATCCGCAACGTACTCCGCGTCACAGCCGCAAAGAGCGTCAATTGTCTCGCGAGCCCAGAGAAAATCGCCAGGTTTGCCGTAAGGGCAAAGCCGTGCCAGCTCGCTGGGCGTGTACCCTTTGTCGACATCTTTCCATTCCAGCCACCGCTCGGGACAACCTGGCGAATCGCTGCCACCAACTACTTCGGGCTGCGGCCTGATGGCGCGGCGTGTCTGCGTTTTCTTCCCGTCCAGCAGGGCACGAACCATCGGGGCTGGCATCAGGATTGGGCGAGCTTTCGGGCTTGCGCCGTCTGTAGATTCAGTCATAATCGTCTCTCCATCTAAGCAATGGAGCGGAGCCTAGCAGAGGCCGATTCTTCGCGCAACTGTTAGGCTCTCGTTACCCCAACTCGTGGGTAAGATCGCGGCGTTTTTCCATTCCCCGACTTCTCACGCCGTCCATGACTCGGGATCCAAGCTCGCGCAGGAATGCTACCCGTTTCTTGAGCTTGTCTTTGATTCCCTTACGCGGAGCCCGAACGAGCTCGGACGCAAGCATCCGTTGATCGTCCCGTTGGATCGCTTCGTAAAGGCTCGCTTTGTCTGAGGTGTAGACCGTCGCGCGTTCGCGGCCTCGACTTATCGAGACGTAGAACTGTTCTTTCCCGGAGGCACGGAACGACTGGGCGGACTGGGCTATGAGGACTCGATCGACGGTGCGGCCTTGCGAAGCATGGCTGGTCACGACATATCCCGGCGCGAGATGCCCGAAGTCTTTGGAGATGACCCAGCTGTTGTTGAGGCGGATGTTCCCGGCATCGGTGAAGCCGTCCACCGTGTAAGTGGAGCCGTTGTTCAGGCGGTGGTTTCCGGAGAGGTCTTTGCCGTTGGCGGTGATCCTGACGGAGTCGCCAATCGCGAGAGCGAGCGACGAACGATCGTATACGGCAATAGACTTCGCTCGCTGGGCAAGCTCGTCACGGTTTCCCGCGTCGACCCCCACGCGGTCTCCAGCTTTATGAGTGCCCGCAGATCGAACGAATACCGCCACACGCCCTTCGAGATTGGCTGATTCAGACCGTTCCGCTTCGGTAAGATGCACAGGCGATAGCCCGTCAAATGTCTTCTCCTCACCCTTCAGCCTCCCCTCCTGTTTCAGACGTGCCCGAATCACCGCAGTGACCTGGTCTCCCTCGGCGTGCGTTGGGCTTACAACGAGTACCGACTTCCCGTCACGGATCGCGGATACGTAATCTCCGGCGATGTCGCCACCCTGCTTCACCCAACCGAGCCTGTCAAGCTTCTCGAAAGCATCTGAAACTCTACCCTGACTGGCGAGTTTCACGGCCTCGCGGTACTCACCACCCTGACGGCGGATTTCTGAAACCTCGGCTACCGGTAGGCCGGCGCGGTCTTCGAGTAAGGTCAGGACATCACCACGGGCAACGCTCTTGTGCTGGCGGCGGTCGCCCAGGAGGAGAACTCTGGCGTGGATTGAGTCAGCTACCTGAATGAGACGAGCCATGTCGTGAGCGCCCGCGAGAGAAGCTTCGTCGAGGACGATGAGGCCGTTGCGGGCTTTCTGTTGGGTTTCTTCATCAAGGAGGAACTTCGCGAGGGTTTCTGCGTTCTCAAAGCCCTCGCGGCGGAGAACGCCACGGGAGGCTTCAGCGGAAGGCGCGAGGATCACCCAGGGGACATCAACTCCTTTTAGGAGGGCTTTCGTCATGTGCGTCTTGCCGGTGCCGGCAGCACCTCTGATGAGGATCAGGGGATCGCGGGAGTACCAGGCATGACGGACGGCTGCGAGTTGGGAGGGGGTGAGGTCGACCTTTTTCGGTTGCTCAGCGAGGGTAAGTGTGACAATATCGGACTCGTTACACGTCGATCCGTAAGCAGTGTCCAACTTTTGCGGGTTTGAAGGCCGCTTCGATTCGTCGGGGCGGCCTTTTTCTTGACCGTTGGATAGGTTTGTGACAAGGTCGGGATCGGCAGGTAATTCCTTTATCTTGCCTGCGCCTTCCATCGGTTGGCTATGAGCCGCGGGAGATGTGGGGGTGAGGGTGCTGCCAGTAGAAACCGCTTGCTCGAATGGAGAGGATGCGGCATTATGCGGCAACACGACCGGGGTCACCACGCCCCGGTCTTCTGCTTTCCCCAACGGCTTCCACCTGCCCCTTCCCTTTTGAGCGAACTCCAGAATCTTCCGCTCTTCGTTTAAGACTCCTCTCGTCGTGACCATCGTTCTGCCGTCGACTTCGCGGCGGATGAGGTCCTTACGGCTTCCCAGTTCCTTGTAGATGCCTTCGGGAGTAACCGAGCCGAGACCATGCTTCAGGGCGGTGGTTACGAGATCACGTTCAGGAACGACAGAGGAACGCTCAAAGCTGTGCCGCATCGCCCAATCGAGAGCAGCGGCGTTGGCGAGTTCAGGGAGAGTCTCTTTGTGAGCGACCGTTTCATGGATGGCGTGGCGTTCCCGGAGAGTTATTCTGTCCTCCCATCCCTTCACAAGAGAGTCCCAGGTCTGGCCTTCTTTCTTGGGTTCCCTGGTAGTGGCACCGAGTTTGGCTTTGGTCTCGGGTTTCTTGATTCCAAGTAAGTCCGCGGTTTTCTCGATGAGTGTTGTTCGGCGGGAGAATTCCTTGATGGTTCGTTCGGGAACTCCGGTGACTTCAAAGTCGTCCTTCGTTTTGCGGATTTCGTATCCCAGGGCTTGGAGGCGGTTTGCCAAGCGGGTGCGGAACATTGCTTGAAAGTAAGGAGCATCGGCTTTGATGCCTCCGAATTGCCCGGCTTTCCACTGTTTTTCTTCGCTGTCCCAGGTCGCGTTAAAGACCACGGCATGAACGTGAAGCTGAGGGTCTGGGGTTCCGTTGATGGGTCTTGAAGTGTGGTGCGTGAAATCTGCCCAGATTAGGTTGCCGGTTTTACGATCGAAGTCGGCGCCCTTCCTTCGGACGCGGGTGGACATCTCTCGTTCGATCTCGGCCATCGTGTCGGCTACAGCGCCACGGAATTCATTGGGGAGACGATCGTCTTGACCAAGGGCGTAGAGGATGGAGATGGACTTGCTGACACTGAAAGTCAGGTCGTATCCAACTCGGCGGTTCTCCAGGTGTTTTGCGGTTAGCTGGAGGCCGCTTTTGGGGTGGAGGTTGTCGCAGAGGCGCTCGAAGTCTTCCTTTGCTACGGTTCCTTCGAGGCCGAGGAGGGCAGCACCCTTGCCGTGCCAGTGGGCGGTTTGCTCCTGGCCCTCGATCATATAATCGGCGACCGAATAATATTTCTTCGCTGAGGCAGAGTTGGGGATGGCGTTGATCCTCAGCATCGTGAGCACCTCAGCCGGGTCAGATGTGGTTCCACTTTTTGCGATTTCCGATATCCCGAGCATGGGAATGGCTGATGCCAAAACGTTTTGCAATAACCGGAGATCGAACGCCGGCCTTCCACAACTCACGAATCTGTAAGACAGCATCGTCCGTGAGCTTCGCGTTGTATCGTTGCGTTCCCTTCGGATTTCTGCCATGTCGCTCAGTGTCTTGGCAGTTCTCTCGTTGCGTACCCCAAAGGAGGTTTTCGACTGAGTTGTTTAGCTTATTTCCATCTAAATGGCGGACGACGTTCCCGTTCAAAGCGGGTGTCAGGAAAGCGTCAGCGACGAGCCGGTGAATGTAGTGAGGGTAACAGTCAACGCCGACTACCAGATATCCATTTTTCCCTTGGTAGCCTTTTCGGGGGACAAGGACATTGGATGGTCCTTTGACCCGACGATAAGCAGTGCCTGTCGCCGACACGAAGACGTTCGGAAGTCCTGGGACTTCGCGGATATTGAACTGCATCAACCGATTGATCGAAACCACCTGCCCTCCAGCAATCCGAACGGACCATCCTGACCATGCTCCATTCCTCCAAAAAGGTCAAGTAATCGATGCAATGACTTTGGCTACCGAAGTATTGGTGAGAATGAGATTACGAGGGGGTTACCGCTCGAATTCCATGTCGGGTTCCGTTTCGCGGGCTTTGAAGTCTGATTTGCCGTCTTTGCCCAGGTAGAGTGGTCTCATCTCCTCAACGGGGCGTATCGTAACCGACATCTGGGATGGTTCGGGTGTTAACCCTGTCTCGTCGTGAACGCGGGTAAGTTTCTCGATGCTTTCGTTCAGCAAGGATTCGGCGAAGGCCATCTTTGCCTCGAAGGAAGGGAAGTTTATCAGGCCCATCTCGCGGGCTTTGTCGATTGCGTAATCCACCCTTGATCGGGCTTCTTCCATCTGCTTTTCTGTCCAGCCGAAGGGATGGCCAGGGCTCACCAAGCCAACACGTTCCAGGAAGTCTCTCAGGCGGCTCATGGATTACCCCGCGAGAGGTTTGAAAGTGATCGATGCTGCCATAGCGCATTAGTGGCATCGGAAGAGGGTTAAGGCAAGGAGCTTCTCGGGAAAGTCTCGAGGAAATATTATTTATTCGGATTTAAATAGGCGAATTCTCCAACATGATGCAACATATAGCGATTATAAGCCCGTACTGCCTCGTCCTCATCTTCAAAATGGCCGATGAGGTAGCCAGCCGCAACGACTCTCCATTTTTTCCTTATAGGCGACCAAACGATTCCCTTACGAGAAGTGCCGGTGCCAGGTCGATTCAGGTTATTCTGTGCCACAGTGCATGTTCGCAGATTCTTCCTTCTATCATCTAACGTGTCCCGGTTCGCATGATCGACAATCGAATTCTCCGGGAAATTAAGAAGGTGACGAGCGAGATACCTTGTTTCGCCTGCCGACCCGTAACATACCCTCCAATACCGTTTCTTCCCAACCTTTTGCATCTTCCACGGCAGATGCTTCACAGCTTCAAAATCCTCAACATCAACAAGCGATTGCCGTTGGTGGAAAGAGTTCGTCTTTCGACTCCATAGGAGCCAGCAAACCGCTCCTGCGTAATCTTCGTTGCGCTCGGCGTAGGGGTGGTGTAGCGTGTTGTCATCCATGACGATTTCATCCATCGTTGTCGGGGAGAGACGCCAGTCGTGTTTCCGCACACTGGCGTTTCGTTTATCTGTGCCAGACTTTCGAGGTTCGCGCAAGAAGAACGGCAGATATGGGAATTAATCGCTCGGTCTGGGGGAGAAGGCAAGTTGGTTCTGGGGAAAGATCGACGTGAGATCCATATTTCCCCGGGTTCTAATTTCCCTCAAAGAAGCTGGGCGATGCCTTCGGCCCGGGCTCTACGGGGCTCGCCGCGCTCGGTCCTACGGACCAAGCCCCTATGTTCCCTATCGCTTTCATCCGACATTGACCCGTCGAAGCACGAGTGAGTACCGTTTTTCCATCTCAAAACCCGGGGTCGCAATGAACGTCCACGAACTCACCCCAATCCTGAATGTTTCCGATATGGCGGCGAGCTTCGCATGGTTTGAGAAGCTCGGCTGGAAGAAAGCCTGGGATTGGGGTGAACCGCCGACCTTCGGGGCCGTCGAGTGCGGAAAGGTGGGCATCTTCCTGTGCCTGAATGGTCAGGGTTCACGAGGCGATCCAGAGCCCGTGCAGCCCGGGGACACCAAGACCGGCGGTGTTTGGATGAGCTGGTGGGTGGAATCACCGTCCGCAGTCGACGCCGCGCACGACTTTGCTCTGAAACACGGGATGACAGTCACAAGGGCGCCGCTCGACGAGACTTGGGGCGTCCGCGAATTTCATCTCCGTCACCCGGATGGGCACACCTTCCGAGTGAGCGCCGGACTCGGGAAGGGATGACGGATTGGGTGGCGATCGACACCCTCATCAGGTGACAGGCGTCGCTGTCTTTGGCCTACGTTTCCTCCGTCGCTCGCTCGGTCGCTAAGTGACGGAGCGTCTCCGGGCGATTAATCGGGGGCTCCGGAATAATTCTCATGGCCTCTTTAGCGAAGGCGCTGTCAAGTGCCTTCGTTCTTCGGTCATCAGGAACCGATCCGTTCTACTTCTTAATCTTGGCCAGAAGTTCGTTCGCTTCTTTCAAATGCTCGTTGCCGGAGTCAATTGAGCTTTTCGCAAAGGCTTTGAGGTCCGCGTCCGCTCCGTTTTTGACCTCGTTGTCAAACAACGTGGTATCGTGATGAATGTGGCTCAACCACTTCAGAAATGCGACATCGAGATCGGTGCCCGTGAGCTTGGACAGTTTGTCGATCATTTCCTTGCTATCTTTGTCTGGGTCGGCAGAGGCCTCGACTTTGAGCCGCTTTGCGTGTTCCTTCGCGGTTTTTAGAGCCCCCTTGTGCTGTTTCGCCACCCGCTCGGCAAAGTCTTTGACCTTCTCGTCGGATGAATTCTTTTCCGAATACTCGATGATTTTGATTGACGCCGCGATTCCTGGGATCACTTTGGTCAGGAAAGCCGTGTCTGCCTTCTCTTTCTCTTGCGCCTGAACCGATGCCGCAAACGGCAGGGTCATCATCAGCGTCAAAAGAGCAGTGGTCCTGAACATTTTCACGGCACATACCTCCGTCTGTTACTTGCCGGTTATTCTCTCTTTGAACGTCAAAAAGATGCGGAACCAGCATTGCGGTGAAGCCCCGAATTCCCTTGCTTGGAACCTATTCCGGCGCCACCCAATTAATTAGGCGTAATGCCAGGACACTCCTAGTAGGCCGCCAATTTTGAAATGGGGGGGTTCGGAAAGGCAAGACTTCCTGAATCCTCAGCAAAGGGAACCCGCAATTCGAAAATGGCGGCCTACTAGCCCGTCAGTAGCGGTGAGTATCTCTCGCCGACGAACGACCATGATCAGAGCCCGCAAAGCGTGACGCACCACATACATCAAGCCTGACGGGACGCGATGTGCTTCACGCTCATTTGCCGAGTTGCCAAATTCGAATCGTCTGGTCATTGCTCGTTGTCGCGAGGGAACGGCCGTCCGACGAGAACGCGAGCCGCGAAAGCTTGTCCGTGTGACCCTTAAGCACCGCTTTCTCCTTGCCGACGGCCACATCCCAGAGGCGAACGGTCCCATCGTAGCTGGCCGAGGCGAGCGTCTTTCCGCTAGGCGTGTAAGCGACCCAGA is a window of Fimbriiglobus ruber DNA encoding:
- a CDS encoding RNA polymerase sigma factor, coding for MPAKPLNKLVPFLRRAVREDKASLTDQELLDSYLNDNSSEAIEALVHRHGPMVWGVCRRLSISHHDAEDAFQATFLVLFRKAQDIAPRSMLANWLYGVALQTARKARSVASKRRGRETLVAEMPDQAAPEHDSWNEIRPLLDRELELLPAPYRVAIVLCDLEGKTRQEAAVQLGLPEGRWRADWCGQGLCWPSV
- a CDS encoding Lar family restriction alleviation protein, which codes for MTKPELKICPFCGGEPKSRKSDLGPPYQTSFVRCTNCRAEIGRCDLDAAVYWNTRTAAGADTAASAGLSTEPAEGSQSLIEKLAARADRADMWTGETPVIWLKEAEDIVRQHDTELCRYGWNPERADMPVYDKNGIRCVALSQACEPVELTEAERREAVEAMTARIIKEAFALEGIPIKAIFAENLLGQAALSALLERYELRRRK
- the mobF gene encoding MobF family relaxase, which encodes MLRINAIPNSASAKKYYSVADYMIEGQEQTAHWHGKGAALLGLEGTVAKEDFERLCDNLHPKSGLQLTAKHLENRRVGYDLTFSVSKSISILYALGQDDRLPNEFRGAVADTMAEIEREMSTRVRRKGADFDRKTGNLIWADFTHHTSRPINGTPDPQLHVHAVVFNATWDSEEKQWKAGQFGGIKADAPYFQAMFRTRLANRLQALGYEIRKTKDDFEVTGVPERTIKEFSRRTTLIEKTADLLGIKKPETKAKLGATTREPKKEGQTWDSLVKGWEDRITLRERHAIHETVAHKETLPELANAAALDWAMRHSFERSSVVPERDLVTTALKHGLGSVTPEGIYKELGSRKDLIRREVDGRTMVTTRGVLNEERKILEFAQKGRGRWKPLGKAEDRGVVTPVVLPHNAASSPFEQAVSTGSTLTPTSPAAHSQPMEGAGKIKELPADPDLVTNLSNGQEKGRPDESKRPSNPQKLDTAYGSTCNESDIVTLTLAEQPKKVDLTPSQLAAVRHAWYSRDPLILIRGAAGTGKTHMTKALLKGVDVPWVILAPSAEASRGVLRREGFENAETLAKFLLDEETQQKARNGLIVLDEASLAGAHDMARLIQVADSIHARVLLLGDRRQHKSVARGDVLTLLEDRAGLPVAEVSEIRRQGGEYREAVKLASQGRVSDAFEKLDRLGWVKQGGDIAGDYVSAIRDGKSVLVVSPTHAEGDQVTAVIRARLKQEGRLKGEEKTFDGLSPVHLTEAERSESANLEGRVAVFVRSAGTHKAGDRVGVDAGNRDELAQRAKSIAVYDRSSLALAIGDSVRITANGKDLSGNHRLNNGSTYTVDGFTDAGNIRLNNSWVISKDFGHLAPGYVVTSHASQGRTVDRVLIAQSAQSFRASGKEQFYVSISRGRERATVYTSDKASLYEAIQRDDQRMLASELVRAPRKGIKDKLKKRVAFLRELGSRVMDGVRSRGMEKRRDLTHELG
- a CDS encoding HNH endonuclease signature motif containing protein — encoded protein: MVSINRLMQFNIREVPGLPNVFVSATGTAYRRVKGPSNVLVPRKGYQGKNGYLVVGVDCYPHYIHRLVADAFLTPALNGNVVRHLDGNKLNNSVENLLWGTQRENCQDTERHGRNPKGTQRYNAKLTDDAVLQIRELWKAGVRSPVIAKRFGISHSHARDIGNRKKWNHI
- a CDS encoding HNH endonuclease translates to MDDNTLHHPYAERNEDYAGAVCWLLWSRKTNSFHQRQSLVDVEDFEAVKHLPWKMQKVGKKRYWRVCYGSAGETRYLARHLLNFPENSIVDHANRDTLDDRRKNLRTCTVAQNNLNRPGTGTSRKGIVWSPIRKKWRVVAAGYLIGHFEDEDEAVRAYNRYMLHHVGEFAYLNPNK
- a CDS encoding VOC family protein; the encoded protein is MNVHELTPILNVSDMAASFAWFEKLGWKKAWDWGEPPTFGAVECGKVGIFLCLNGQGSRGDPEPVQPGDTKTGGVWMSWWVESPSAVDAAHDFALKHGMTVTRAPLDETWGVREFHLRHPDGHTFRVSAGLGKG
- a CDS encoding DUF4142 domain-containing protein — translated: MFRTTALLTLMMTLPFAASVQAQEKEKADTAFLTKVIPGIAASIKIIEYSEKNSSDEKVKDFAERVAKQHKGALKTAKEHAKRLKVEASADPDKDSKEMIDKLSKLTGTDLDVAFLKWLSHIHHDTTLFDNEVKNGADADLKAFAKSSIDSGNEHLKEANELLAKIKK